In Uranotaenia lowii strain MFRU-FL chromosome 2, ASM2978415v1, whole genome shotgun sequence, one genomic interval encodes:
- the LOC129746083 gene encoding uncharacterized protein LOC129746083 encodes MSSAGKYVRAPKSNSDPEEYGEMYGEWSSDDMEFEEREIPINEKREYKKSENQEYIQKIEKLQNTIDKLVKEMNTYRSREDDESVRSSALSDEDLSWNNAKVNPGSSANSGSIRWENIKPFPNDVPANAMWEQWNRFIDRFEIATSLANVTDPVKRAQTLFLSMGEKLQGITRAARLRPSLTEPNCYNLFVKNIEKYLQSMVDVTAEHEMFSNLQQGIDEPTIAFHARLLEKVRLCRYSQTDQDRFIRMQLLKGMRNREVAKAARIFGYETTFIVQSATREEAYIPKPSRVAESSRAFVVSRERNRFSGNKHLPKRRYNDAGWNYPERYRQESENHFSGEGKRFRCNRCNRLFHKSGTCPATNEECRTCGNPGHYAATCRERNATYIQKRQSSIKERSGEKDKHRFIGANLFPTRKRI; translated from the coding sequence ATGTCGTCTGCCGGAAAATATGTTCGGGCCCCTAAATCCAACAGCGATCCCGAAGAATACGGCGAAATGTATGGCGAGTGGTCGTCAGATGACATGGAGTTTGAAGAACGTGAAATTCCAATAAACGAGAAAcgtgaatataaaaaaagtgaaaaccaGGAATACATCCAGAAGATAGAAAAACTGCAGAATACTATAGATAAATTAGTTAAAGAGATGAACACTTATCGCTCTCGTGAAGATGACGAGTCGGTCAGAAGTTCTGCGCTTTCTGATGAAGATCTAAGCTGGAACAATGCGAAGGTCAATCCAGGTTCATCAGCAAACTCTGGTAGTATTCGATGGGAAAATATAAAACCTTTCCCAAACGATGTTCCGGCAAACGCTATGTGGGAACAATGGAACAGGTTTATCGATCGGTTTGAGATCGCTACTTCCTTGGCAAATGTGACGGACCCTGTCAAGCGCGCTCAGACATTGTTCCTTTCGATGGGAGAGAAACTCCAAGGAATTACCAGGGCTGCGAGACTTCGCCCAAGTCTGACCGAACCAAACTGCTACAACCTATTTGtcaaaaacatcgaaaaatatCTGCAATCAATGGTCGACGTAACGGCGGAACATGAAATGTTTTCCAATCTCCAACAAGGCATTGATGAACCAACTATTGCCTTCCATGCACGTCTTTTGGAAAAAGTGCGTCTCTGTCGTTATAGTCAAACGGATCAGGATCGATTCATTCGAATGCAACTACTTAAAGGAATGCGTAACCGTGAGGTGGCAAAGGCGGCGAGAATTTTTGGCTATGAGACGACTTTTATTGTACAGTCTGCGACTCGAGAAGAGGCATACATTCCGAAACCGTCACGAGTAGCTGAATCCAGCAGAGCATTCGTGGTGTCGCGAGAACGGAATCGGTTCAGTGGAAATAAACACCTGCCAAAACGCCGATATAATGATGCGGGCTGGAATTACCCGGAAAGGTATCGACAAGAAAGCGAGAAccatttttccggagaaggaaAACGTTTTCGCTGCAATAGGTGTAACCGTTTGTTCCACAAATCTGGAACTTGTCCGGCAACTAATGAGGAGTGTCGTACTTGTGGAAATCCTGGACATTACGCGGCAACGTGCAGGGAAAGAAATGCCACGTACATTCAGAAAAGGCAAAGCTCCATTAAGGAAAGATCGGGTGAAAAAGATAAGCATAGGTTCATCGGAGCCAATTTGTTTCCTACACGcaaaagaatttag